The segment AGTGATTCTCTCGTCGTCCTCGCAGCTGATGTCACTCTGGCTCCCTGACTGCACAACTGCACTTCTCTGACTCACGGCTGTGTCTTCTTGACTCAGAACTACACGCCCCACATTGTCCAGCCACACTGACTGCACGACTGCACCATCATGATTCAATGACTCAacgactgcaccttcctgactcaatgactcgacgactgcaccttcctgactcaatgactcgacgactgcaccttcctgactcAATGACTCAACGACTGCATCTTCCTCACTCACTGACTGCacgactgcaccttcctgactcaatgactcgacgactgcaccttcctgactcaatgactcgacgactgcaccttcctgactcAATGACTCAATGACTGCATCTTCCTCACTCACTGACTGCACGACTGCACCTTCCTGCCTCATTGTGGGAAGCATAACAAGCAGATCATTTGGCAAATCTTCTTCACGCACAATACCCTGAGCTGCAAATTCCTCCCAAACAGCTTGGTCCGAACGTGGTTTCTGACCAAATACAAGTTCATACGGTGTTGTCCCAGTTGCACTTGAAACTGATGTGTTGATTGAGTGAACCACAGACTTTAATCCCCTGCTCCATTGTGGGCCATTGGTATCCATCCATTTGCCTAGTTTCAATTGTAGGTCTCCGTTCCCCCTCTCAATGCACCCTGCACACAGTGAAGCAATCCCAGTTGGATACTGTCACCTTAAATAGAGGCCTTTTCAAGCCTAGGCCACTGCACTATGTCTGTAGCCCATATTTCAGGTTGTAAAGCTGATTTATAAAGCTGCTAGAGCAGTTTTAATTTGAGAAGTCGAGTGTATCATTCATCGAAAGGTTCATGGTACTGTCACAGTACCATTAAAGGGGTATGAAAGACCTAAACCGGAAGTAGAATTCCTTGAACGGCAGCTGATACATTACTCTATGAACTCTCATTATCCAGAAAATTAAGCCTGAAAGCCTGGTATTCGCTGAGAAACATCGGAAAAcgcaaaatcaaaataaacaatCCTTATCCGGAAGTGGTAAAAAAACAACGTTTTATTATCAAAAGGGAAGTGTGGCTTCGCGTCGGACATTGAGTTGGAATCTTCCAGGCTTCTCCCATCACATGGGATGATAAGATTCAGCCTTTAGGACCACTTCCGGATAATAATTGTTTAATTTGATTTTGAGTTTTCCGATGTTTCTGAAGTAATACTGGACTTACAGGCTTGAAACTTTGGATAATGAGAGTTGATAAGGTAATGTATCAGCTGCCGTTCAAAGATTTCTACTTCCGGTTTAGGTCTTTCATACCCCTTTAAGTGCCATGACCATTTCGACCATTTGGTATCAATTGAACCGTTATGGTGTGTAGTTTTTGAAAAGTGATGTAGTTGCAGCACTTTAGTACAACATGCCAAATGAACCCCTTGTTGCCCCAAAACGTCAAAATTTTGAAAAGTTCACTCATTCCCCTAATTTTTAAAAATGGCACTGTGTATTTCACTTTAAATGCAGTTAGACAGGCTTAGGAGATCAAACAGACCCAAATCGGTAACGTTGGATAACATATCgttaattttgaagaaaaaataagttggaaaaatgaaaaatggcaTTTTTTCCATATTTCACAGACAAGAGGTTAATTTGGACTTTTATGTAAAATTGAGGCACACCAAAATCACTTTTCAAATTTTACACCCCCAGACGGTTAAAATAACATCTATTTATCCATGTTAATCCATAGTTTGACTGATGTGATGAGAACGTTTTACCAAATATTGCTCAAATtccataattttttttaatacttttgaTATATTCCCAGTCTTAATAACGCAATCCCTTCTCAAAATGCCTTAAAATACATCTGTAAAGGTCAAGGAAGTCAAACAGATTcataatatgtttttaaattaaaattCAAAGTGCCGTTTTCCAAAACTAGGGGAATGAGTGAAAACTTCAAAGTTTCCTGGTTTTGGTAACAAGGGGTTAATCTAGCATGTTGTACTAAAGTGCTGCAACTGCGACATTAGTTTTCAAAACCTGGACATCATAGCGGTTCAGTTCATACCCATTTTAGCTTGTTATACcgccagtaaaaaaaaaaatcacaatcacaatcaccACTATGGAAATTTTAGATTAGACCTATTGCGTTAAATTTCGGTTTCATATTCCATGTTACCACAGGTAGGTCTGCCTCATTAACCCTTTCACTGCCGGGGTGTTTCAATTCAATGTCagtaaaatgtgaaaaatgatCCGATTACGAAAAAAGCTGAATGTTTATCTTTTGACAGATGCAACAGACAAAACATGTTACCACCGGTAGGTCTGCCTCATTAACCCTTTCACTGCCGGGGTGTTTCAATGCATGGTCACTCTTCGACAAGAATGTTTTCTCTAACTGGCTAGagtgcaggacgggtatacccgtcttgTAGGCACTGTAAgggttaattttcatttctgaaaaaaatacaaataaaaacgaACACTTACCCTGACTTTCAGGATGTCTTGGGCGTCCATGGATGATCACTGTTCCAGGCCACAGATCACACACTTCACGTATCACGTTCGCCGTGAATTCTCTGCCATTGTCACTCTGCAGGAGGCGTGGTGGTCCAAAGGTGCAGAATTGGTCGAACAGATGACCTGCTACCTCTGCTGCAGTCTTGGATTCCAAGGGATAGGCCCAAGAAAACTTCGAAAAACAGTCCCTTGCATGCAGGATCCATTTAAAGTCCCTGTCAGGCCTGCTGCGGAAGTCAATGAGGTCGATTTGGACTCTGAGTAGAAAAGACAGATTGATCATTGCCTTTCCAGATGGAAGTGATTTCACCACCTGGCGCTGCCTGCAGCTGGGACAGGTCTTCAGGAACACACTGACTGCTGAGTGGTGGACTCCTGCGTAGTTTGCTTTGATTTCCGCCCACGTTTTATCCCTTCCCCCATGGCCAACATGAACGTGACATCGCGCAATTGTCGCAAACAATTCCTCTCTGGTCACAACCGGGCAGTTGGTTTTCTGGCAACATAGCATTGTCCTTGCCCCCACAACTTGTAATTTATAATGCTTTGCACACCTGTACTTGAATTTGGCACCTTCTGGACATTGCTGGCCCTTGTTCAGTTGCAGAGCTTTCACTATTTTTGTGTACTTCTCTTGGGCAATGCAGAAACATTCTCGTTTGCTGTCATCAAGACTCCGTATGTGTGCTTctaaaagagaataaaacagAGTTTTCTGATCCTCTGACTCGGACTCCATCTTCAATCTTGACTGCTGTCTGTCACTGACACTTCACTCTGATCAACTGATCAAGACTCACTGTGAATAGAAGGGCCTCGGTTGTTCCATATTACTCTGGCTGGAGAACATTGGTCACTTTATTTGCAACAACAACTCAGATTCACGTGAAGAAGTCATTGTCACATCTAAGCTTTGTTTTCAAGTTGAACCCTCTCTGTGGATATGATCCCagtttctttttcagttttcaaataATTCCAATTTCCATATTACTCTGGCTGGAGAACATTGGTCACTTTATTTGCAACAACAACTCAGATTCACGTGAAGAAGTCATTGTCACATCTAAGCTTTGTTTTCAAGTTGAACCCTCTCTGTGGATATGATCCCagtttctttttcagttttcaaataATTCCAATTTAAACTGAATTCCAACATGAACTGGCTGTTAgttgaaactggaattccagtttctacTAGTAGATATCGGAATTCCACTTTCAACTGGAAAAAATCCAGTTGTAAGTGGAATTCCggtatctactagtagatactggaattccagtttgaacttgaaaaagtccagttgagactggaattccagtatctACTAGTAGAAACTGAGATTCCAGTCTCTACTAGTAGGATTCCGGATCCTACTGAATTCTAGTTTCCCCtgtgacatatgtatatatatatatatatatatatatatatatatatgtgtgtgtgtgtgtgtgtgtgtgtggtgtgcgattcataaAAATTTattggacagatcttcatgaaactgtgcacacaaatgttccgaccccaaacccttcaccctgattcaaactcatgtatcagaagtccagtgctctcccaactgacctacagcgctcccaaattattcctttttatcttttttgtcagtcaaggTGGGGTTGGTgcgggaataattgtgaagcagacaataaggcaacaacttattttttttacaagtattgtatctgtatacagtgaacttaactgtgttcaagtttagttatgttctgtcgagcgaattttttttaaatacgtttttactactaaaggagtgataattttatatgtacgccctcgagaaacctcgatcattttctgaaaatgcacgttgataagtaccgttttatgataaagttatactctccattcatttatctacacaaactcatgttttatttatcatttgtagagctaaatatgtccgTTAGGATCATGTTAAGAAACGCAGTGTTTTTcgaaaaatcgtacttgacaacccccagtaaaaaaaatctaaaaaaaaggttaaaggaaaagtccaaggtttttaaatatgcccaaaaacttgaaaatcgaatgccaaatgttacaaacatctctggaaaaatattttaaaaattgaaaaaaaattgttgttgttgtagttgaagatttagtgttgcggggctaaccaagacaagtcgcctggggtcaagtagtggtcacgtggttttcggtgcactgtgacgtcggtgcactgtgacgtcacaagttattgtgttgattctaccactagtaccagcttgattttcacacagaaaagtcaccactgtatgcccgaaaagaatgcctcggtggagagcagccgcaaactgcaacaactcgtcaatg is part of the Littorina saxatilis isolate snail1 linkage group LG15, US_GU_Lsax_2.0, whole genome shotgun sequence genome and harbors:
- the LOC138949321 gene encoding uncharacterized protein, with the protein product MESESEDQKTLFYSLLEAHIRSLDDSKRECFCIAQEKYTKIVKALQLNKGQQCPEGAKFKYRCAKHYKLQVVGARTMLCCQKTNCPVVTREELFATIARCHVHVGHGGRDKTWAEIKANYAGVHHSAVSVFLKTCPSCRQRQVVKSLPSGKAMINLSFLLRVQIDLIDFRSRPDRDFKWILHARDCFSKFSWAYPLESKTAAEVAGHLFDQFCTFGPPRLLQSDNGREFTANVIREVCDLWPGTVIIHGRPRHPESQGCIERGNGDLQLKLGKWMDTNGPQWSRGLKSVVHSINTSVSSATGTTPYELVFGQKPRSDQAVWEEFAAQGIVREEDLPNDLLVMLPTMRQEGAVVQSVSEEDAVIESLSQEGAVVESLSQEGAVVESLSQEGAVVQSVSEEDAVVESLSQEGAVVESLSQEGAVVESLSQEGAVVESLNHDGAVVQSVWLDNVGRVVLSQEDTAVSQRSAVVQSGSQSDISCEDDERITVWSEVVFDTVLQPVNNSLPTPGPSTAGADRSSEAVNFQDPLGPSLSTPEQHATGAGGSSLGIVENVDSPSTSSTTCTSHKRGKEYLLLSDNVIVCSGTEHTNLDVVHGVKVTKTTHAVFSVDEVFVPTHVPTIANPMNEPLEVGQFVLWKRTATVQNEEGNTAHKEKRLVARNNYLKAARRQDTRYQKKVKDVTQSFQNGHTVGVKIHSADRTNTDVRLLTCKILESKMRGGDSVYRVYCPTGIVKNWFRGVELVDMSSVVLPHLNVVNPQTLKEVSLIQASRSSTGWQNRGAVARSVCTCTGACMTKRCPCKDAKLACGTKCHPHSKKCKNMS